GATCGGAACGCCGAACACCACGGGATCCTGGCGGGAGAGGAACGTTCGAGCCGGCTCGCCGAGGCCGATCCGACGCACCAGGAGCAACGCGCCCGGGTCGAACCGATCGGGCGCTTCGTCCACGGCGGTCGGCAAGACGGCGAGATACGTCAGGCCGGAGCCGAAAAAGAGCAGCGAGACGACGAGCCAGCCCACCCCCGTGACGACCGATCCCACGAGTTCGGGGAAGAAGAAGCCCGCGACGACGACCGACCCGGAGAGCACGAAGACGGGGATCAGTAACCTCTGGAGCAGTCGTTCGGCGCGGCTCGTGCCGTAGAGCCCCATGGTAACTCCTCACAGCGGGGACACATAGCAGTACCGACGGCTCAGGGGTCGTCGTCGGCGTCGAACACCGAGGCTGCCGGCGTCCCGGACAGCACCGACCGTCCGATGACGCGCCCGCCGACGCCCATCAGGCTGATCACGTCGTCGGCGCCCACCCGTTCGAGTTTGTCGACGTGACTGGTGCCGACGGCCGCGGCCACGATCCGTACCTCCGGGCTCGCCGTCCGGGCGGCGAGCACCGCGAGGACGTCCTGTGCGTCGTCGAGCGTCGCGACGACGACGCCGCGTGCGTCGTCGATCCGGGCGTCCTCGAGCGCCTCCTCGGTCGTCGGGTCCGCGGTCAAGACGTTGACGCCGCGGCCGTCGAGCGCCGACGCGACGTCCGCATCCGGCGTCACGACCACGATGTCGGTCTCCTCGCCGAGTTCTTCGAGCAACGGTTCCGTGATTTCGCTGTAGCCGAGGACGAGCACGTGGTCCTCGAGCAGTGTGAGCTCCGATGGTGTCATTTGTCCGACAGCGGCGGCCATTCGAGATTCGATCGCCGGGATGACGAGCGCGCCGATCGCCGCCGTGAACGCGCCCGTTCCGAGGAGGATGATGGAGAGCGAGAACCAGCGCGCCTCGGCGGACAGCGGTGCGATGTCGCCGTAGCCGACGGTCGCGATGGAGACGATCACGTAGTAGACGGCGTCGGTCCAGGTCTCGAGGCCCTCGAACTGCTCTCGCAGCGCGTAGGAGCCCACGGTGCCGTAGGCGACCACGCCGACGATCGACGAGAGCGAGGCGATCTGGAGCGAGGAGAGTTCGACCCGCCGATCGAAGGCCCCCCGGTTGATCAGGAGCAACACGACGGTCACGGCGAGCACGACCAGGAGCGGGATCTCGGTCGTCTGGCCCGTCGAGAGCGGGACGAGCGCCTGAAGGGGCACGAGGGCGACCGCGACCCACCACGCGACCCGCTTTCGACGTCCGAGTCCGGCGAGGACGGGAACGAGCACGAACGCGAAGAGGACGTTCGCGAACCGGACGTAGCTCTCGGCGTCGGCGACGTCCGCCAGCGGCCCGGCGAGCGTCAGCGACGGCTCGCTCAGGTTCGAGAGCCCCGTGACGAACGAGAGTACCGCGAGGACGCCGACCGACGCCACGGTCGCCTTCGCCCCCGTGACCTCCTCCCAGTAGACGAACGGGACCCGCTCGGTGTGGTAGAACACCCGTTCGAGCGCGGTGTCGGACCGCTCGCTCGTGTCGTTCGTCACCGTGAGACACCTACGGCGCTGTCGGATATAAATGGTGACGGCGACCGATCCCCTCTCCCGTACTCGACTCTCACCGAACCCCGTCTCCCCCGTCGGTCACTCCCGTCTGACCTCGCCCATCCGGAGGGCGGTGACCGGGACGTTCGACGACCGGACGACCTTCTCGGTGACCGACCCGACCAGTCCGCCGAACCGGCCGCGGTAGCCGGCGACCATCACGATCAGGTCGATCCCCTTGTCGTCGGCGTAGGTGACGATCTCCTCGTGGACGGTGCCGGACACGATCGCGGTGTCGCAGGTGACTCCGGCGGCCTCGGCCTTCTCACGCACCGCGCCGGTGACCTTCTCCCCGTACGCACGGTACTCCCGTTTCATCTCCTCCTCGTCGCCGTGGATGTACGGGGTCCGCGGCGCGCCCGGGAGATCCATCACGTAGAGCGCGTGGATCGACGCGTCGAGTGCCTTCGCCAGCTCGATGCCGTGGTCGGCCGCCTTCTCCGATTTCCGCCCCCCGTCGGTGGGTATCAGGATTCGTTTGTACATTGCTGACACGCTCCCTGGCCGCCAGTTCTCCTCGGCGTTTAATAAATTTTCGCCAGAGACGTATCGGCTCGGCAGTCAGACCGGTTTCGGCCTCCGAAGCCGCCGTACAGCGTCGAGACCCGATGAAAGTGATGAGCAAACTTTATAACGATTTGGGGTGAACCCCGACCATGGCATGACTGAGGTGCGTGCTAACACCCAGTGTGGACTGGGGAGACCCCTCGTATCGTCGGGGGGTTCGCGGTACTCGGCGGGGGGAACCGGCCGCGGCGGCTCCCGGACGGCGGGCGACACCGCTGCGTCGAGGGGAGATCCGACACGACAGGAGGGAACGGACATGACACACCGATCGAACGAACGGAGTGG
This region of Halalkalicoccus sp. CGA53 genomic DNA includes:
- a CDS encoding NAD-binding protein, yielding MTNDTSERSDTALERVFYHTERVPFVYWEEVTGAKATVASVGVLAVLSFVTGLSNLSEPSLTLAGPLADVADAESYVRFANVLFAFVLVPVLAGLGRRKRVAWWVAVALVPLQALVPLSTGQTTEIPLLVVLAVTVVLLLINRGAFDRRVELSSLQIASLSSIVGVVAYGTVGSYALREQFEGLETWTDAVYYVIVSIATVGYGDIAPLSAEARWFSLSIILLGTGAFTAAIGALVIPAIESRMAAAVGQMTPSELTLLEDHVLVLGYSEITEPLLEELGEETDIVVVTPDADVASALDGRGVNVLTADPTTEEALEDARIDDARGVVVATLDDAQDVLAVLAARTASPEVRIVAAAVGTSHVDKLERVGADDVISLMGVGGRVIGRSVLSGTPAASVFDADDDP
- a CDS encoding universal stress protein produces the protein MYKRILIPTDGGRKSEKAADHGIELAKALDASIHALYVMDLPGAPRTPYIHGDEEEMKREYRAYGEKVTGAVREKAEAAGVTCDTAIVSGTVHEEIVTYADDKGIDLIVMVAGYRGRFGGLVGSVTEKVVRSSNVPVTALRMGEVRRE